GCGAGCCGCGCACGGTGGCCACGCCGCTGCCTTCGTCGGCAACAACCAGTATTCGATCGATCCAGGGCGCCTCGGCGAGCGCGAGGCGATGGACGATGGCCAGCTCTCGATCTTCGCCGTGGCCGCGCAGGGACCGCACAAGCTGGTCGCTTTCGCCCTGCGCGCACTGGTCGGCCTGGCCCGGCCCGAGCGCGACTTCGCAGAGTGCGCAAGCGCGGCCGAAGTCGTGATCGACGGGCAGGGCTGGATCGAAGGCGCCTTCGACGGCGAGCTCGAATGGATGGCCCTGCCGCTGCGCCTGCGCAGCCTGCCGAGCGCGCTCGGCGTGGTGACCCGCGTGGAAACCACGCAACCCGAACGGAATCTGTTCAAGATTCACGGTTCCAGGACGCACTGAGCCCCGCTTCCTGCTTGTCGCACGCCCGCGCGTCGCTTATCGGCGCGTCTATGAGCTCGACCAACGGAAATCCGCCGGTCCTTCCTCGACTATTTCGCGGCCAACGGCCACGAGGCCGTGCCGTCCGCACCGCTGGTGTGCCGTACAACGACCCGACCTTGATGTTCGTCAACGCGGGCATGGTCCCGTTCAAGAACGTCTTCACCGGCCTCGAAGCGCGCGGCGTGCCGCGGGCGGCCTCGTCGCAGAAGTGCGTGCGGGCGGGCGGCAAGCACAACGATCTCGACAACGTCGGCTATACCGCGCGGCACCATACCTTCTTCGAGATGTTGGGGAATTTCTCCTTCGGCGACTATTTCCCAAGGAACAGGCGATCACCCACGCCTGGACCCTGCTGACCAAGGAATGGGGCCTGCCGGCGGACAAGCTGACCGCCACGGTCTATCACACCGACGACGAGGCCTTCGACCTCTGGCGCAAGATCGCCGGCCTGCCTGAGGAGCGGATCATCCGCATCGCCACCTCGGACAACTTCTGGTCGATGGGCGACACCGGCCCCTGCGGACCCTGCTCGGAAATCTTCTTCGACCACGGCGATCACACCTGGGGCGGCCCCCGGGATCGCCCGAGGAGGACGGCGATCGCTTCATCGAGATCTGGAATCCGTGTTCATGCAGTTCGACCAGCAGTCGGGCGGGGATCGCATTCCGCTGCCCAAGCCGTCGATCGACACCGGCATGGGGCTGGAGCGCATCTCCGCGGTCATGCAGGGCGTGCACGACAACTACGACACCGACACCTTCAAGGCGCTGATCGCGGCTTCGGAGAGCCTGACCGGGGTCAAGGCCGAGGGCGATACCCAGGCCAGTCACCGCGTCATCGCCGACCACCTGCGCTCGACCTCGTTCCTGCTCGCCGACGGCGTGCTGCCTTCGAACGAGGGCCGCGGTTACGTGCTGCGCCGGATCATGCGCCGCGCCATGCGCCACGCGCACCTGCTCGGCGCCAAGGATCCGCTGATGCACCGCCTGGTGCCCGCGCTGATCGCCGAGATGGGCCAGGCCTATCCCGAGCTCGGCCGTGCACAGCCGCTGATCGAGGAAATGCCGCAGCGCGAGGAAGTCCAGTTCCGCCGCACCTTGACCAACGGCCTGCGCCTGCTCGACGAGGCGACGCAAAGCTTGGGCGAAGGGCGACAGCCTGCCCGGCGACACCGCCCGGCTCTACGACACCTTCGGCTTCCCCTACGACCTGACCGAGGACGCGCTGCGTGCCCGCGGCATCGGCGTCGACAGCAGGGCTTTGATGCTGCGATGGCGCAGCAGAAGGCAGCGGCACGCGCGGCCTGGAAGGGCTCGGGCGACGCAGCGGCGGGCGAGGTCTGGTTCGACATCGCCGAGCGCGAAGGCGCGACCGAATTTACCGGCTACACCGCGACGAGCGGCGAAGGCGGTGTCGTGGCGCTGGTCAAGAACGGCGCCGAAGTCGATGCGGCCCAGGCCGGCGACGAGGTCATCGTCCTGACCAACCAGACGCCGTTCTACGGCGAGAGCGGCGGCCAGAGCGGCGATACCGGCGTGATCAGCGGCGGTGACGGACTGAAGCTCACCGTGTCCGATACCGCGAAGCCGCTCGGCCGGCTCCACGCGCATCACGCCAAGGTCGAGAGCGGCACGATCCGCACCGGCGACACCGTCCACCTCGAAGCCGATCTCGAGCGCCGCGACGCGATCCGCGCCAACCATTCGGCGACGCACCTGCTGCACGCCGCGCTGCGCGGCCGCCTCGGCGGTCATGTCACGCAGAAGGGCTCGCTCGTCGCCGCCGACCGGCTGCGCTTCGACTTCTCGCATCCCGCCGCGCTGACCGCCGGGGACATCGCTGCGATCGAAGCCGAAGTGAACGCGGAGATCCGCCACAACGAACCCGTCACCACGCGGCTGATGACGCCCGAGGACGCGATCAACGCCGGCGCCATGGCGCTGTTCGGCGAGAAGTACGGCGACGAGGTTCGC
The window above is part of the Novosphingobium sp. G106 genome. Proteins encoded here:
- a CDS encoding alanine--tRNA ligase-related protein; this encodes MSSTNGNPPVLPRLFRGQRPRGRAVRTAGVPYNDPTLMFVNAGMVPFKNVFTGLEARGVPRAASSQKCVRAGGKHNDLDNVGYTARHHTFFEMLGNFSFGDYFPRNRRSPTPGPC